One Candidatus Nitrososphaera evergladensis SR1 genomic window carries:
- the cobO gene encoding cob(I)yrinic acid a,c-diamide adenosyltransferase produces the protein MPPPPSLDRAPVIVYTGKGKGKTTAALGIVLRAVGHGHKVGMIQFIKGEWYYGELTSSKRLEPEFEMIAAGKGFVGIIDDDHPIEEHQKASQDAVGLVRDKLASGAYDVMILDEVNYAVKLGLITVDDVLGIIAAKPDKTTLVLTGNHAHEKVLEAADLVTEMREVKHPFQKGIKARKGIDF, from the coding sequence ATGCCTCCTCCTCCTTCTTTGGACAGGGCTCCGGTCATAGTCTATACGGGCAAGGGCAAGGGCAAGACTACCGCGGCGCTTGGAATAGTTTTGCGGGCGGTGGGACACGGCCACAAGGTGGGGATGATCCAGTTCATCAAGGGCGAGTGGTATTATGGCGAGCTGACAAGCTCCAAGCGACTAGAGCCAGAGTTTGAGATGATTGCTGCCGGCAAGGGCTTTGTGGGCATCATAGACGACGACCATCCCATAGAAGAACACCAAAAGGCTTCGCAAGATGCAGTGGGACTTGTCCGGGACAAGCTTGCGTCAGGAGCCTATGACGTGATGATACTTGACGAGGTAAACTATGCGGTCAAACTCGGTCTGATTACTGTCGACGACGTCCTTGGCATAATTGCGGCCAAGCCTGACAAGACCACGCTTGTTCTGACAGGCAACCACGCACACGAAAAGGTGCTAGAAGCGGCAGACCTTGTCACCGAGATGAGGGAGGTAAAGCATCCTTTTCAGAAGGGGATCAAGGCCAGAAAGGGCATCGACTTTTAG
- a CDS encoding translation initiation factor IF-2 subunit alpha — translation MSSAQEASKLPDEGEIVIASVREVTGHGAYVTLDEYNGMTGFLHISEIATGWIRNIERYVRPKQKAVLKVIRVNRARGEVDCSLKQVSGEERKSKLIEVKKSEKADAFMDFIKAKLKLSDQQVAEIEEKVLQKYDYVYDIFEDIARRGPELLQKFDFSDDIKKAMEEESNKIQVPHVEVRGVMEISSKKPDGIEIIKSTLAGVESSKGNATTEVTYVGAPRYRIVVTAENFKVAEKSMNNAVEKIRSAIEKQHGAFNFIREESKKSHQG, via the coding sequence TTGTCATCTGCTCAAGAGGCCTCCAAACTCCCGGACGAAGGCGAGATAGTCATTGCCTCGGTGAGGGAGGTAACTGGCCACGGAGCCTATGTCACGCTTGACGAGTACAACGGCATGACGGGTTTTCTCCACATTTCCGAGATTGCGACCGGCTGGATACGCAACATCGAGCGCTACGTCCGGCCAAAGCAAAAGGCGGTGCTGAAAGTAATCCGCGTCAACAGGGCAAGGGGAGAGGTGGATTGCTCTCTCAAGCAGGTCTCTGGCGAGGAGCGCAAGTCAAAGCTCATCGAGGTAAAAAAGAGCGAAAAGGCCGATGCGTTCATGGATTTCATAAAGGCCAAGCTGAAACTTTCAGATCAGCAGGTGGCGGAGATAGAAGAAAAGGTCCTTCAAAAGTACGACTATGTTTATGACATTTTCGAGGACATTGCAAGAAGAGGTCCTGAGCTACTCCAAAAGTTCGATTTTTCAGACGACATCAAAAAGGCGATGGAGGAGGAGAGCAACAAGATTCAAGTGCCCCATGTTGAAGTGAGGGGCGTCATGGAGATATCCTCGAAAAAACCCGACGGCATCGAGATCATAAAAAGCACGCTTGCAGGCGTGGAAAGCAGCAAGGGAAACGCCACGACAGAGGTCACGTACGTAGGCGCCCCTCGCTACCGCATAGTGGTAACGGCAGAGAATTTCAAGGTGGCTGAAAAATCGATGAACAACGCAGTGGAAAAGATCCGCTCTGCGATTGAAAAACAGCACGGCGCATTCAACTTTATCCGCGAAGAGTCGAAAAAATCGCACCAAGGATAG
- a CDS encoding RNA-protein complex protein Nop10, producing MRHLIRKCTACGAYTLANTCPKCNSQTADPHPPKYSPDDKYVRYRVAERYEEEEGDKDYK from the coding sequence ATGAGACATCTAATCCGCAAGTGCACCGCCTGCGGAGCGTACACCCTTGCAAACACGTGCCCAAAGTGCAATTCCCAGACTGCCGATCCTCACCCGCCGAAATATTCGCCAGACGACAAGTACGTGCGCTACCGGGTGGCCGAGCGCTATGAAGAAGAAGAGGGCGACAAGGATTATAAGTAA
- a CDS encoding NAD(P)/FAD-dependent oxidoreductase encodes MRFAIAGAGVAGSYLGNMLQRRGHEVQVFESSRPENHWPVCAWGASRHMLSKFSEKAGLDFKDYIMHIGQRLRMDLPAGKVEYLDLKGLVTYDKHRWEHDLMQGLEIKYGTKVTKEDFPFEKYDHVLDCTGLHRTLLPKSGEDFLIPAYEYLLEEVKGENEFYTIGYKGAKGYFWYFPLGDGKGYMGAGDVEKKYHGIKEFFEQHPEAKIVKKIGRPIRLAPPKKMEPFFDGNVVGVGESIGCVFPMLGEGIIPSLLCCDFFLDALDDRKGLDAKKYRKKVLSYFDYYDDVYRIVRLKMDGKLSTIRHANLLMSMYRHMKKEESRFGFEVSLEKMNRLVNAL; translated from the coding sequence TTGAGATTTGCCATTGCAGGTGCAGGAGTGGCCGGGAGCTACCTTGGCAATATGCTCCAGAGACGCGGCCATGAAGTCCAGGTGTTCGAGTCGTCAAGGCCGGAGAACCACTGGCCAGTGTGCGCCTGGGGCGCGTCGCGGCACATGCTGTCCAAATTTTCAGAAAAGGCGGGGCTTGACTTTAAAGACTATATCATGCACATAGGGCAGAGGCTGCGCATGGACCTGCCAGCAGGCAAGGTCGAATACCTCGACCTAAAGGGGCTTGTCACCTACGACAAGCACAGGTGGGAGCACGACCTGATGCAGGGGCTGGAGATAAAGTACGGCACCAAGGTGACAAAGGAAGATTTCCCGTTTGAAAAATACGATCACGTCCTTGACTGCACGGGCCTGCACCGCACGCTGTTGCCAAAGTCAGGCGAAGATTTTCTCATACCTGCGTACGAATACCTGCTTGAAGAAGTCAAGGGCGAGAACGAGTTTTATACGATAGGCTACAAGGGCGCCAAGGGATATTTCTGGTACTTTCCGCTAGGCGACGGCAAAGGCTACATGGGGGCCGGCGACGTGGAAAAAAAGTACCACGGCATAAAGGAATTCTTTGAGCAACACCCTGAGGCAAAGATCGTCAAGAAAATTGGCAGGCCAATCCGGCTTGCGCCTCCAAAAAAGATGGAACCGTTCTTTGACGGAAACGTGGTAGGAGTTGGCGAATCCATCGGCTGCGTGTTTCCGATGCTTGGCGAGGGCATCATCCCGTCGCTTTTGTGCTGCGACTTTTTCCTCGACGCCCTTGACGACAGAAAAGGCCTTGACGCCAAGAAATACAGAAAGAAGGTTCTCTCTTACTTTGACTATTACGACGACGTCTATCGCATCGTCAGGCTAAAGATGGACGGCAAGCTGTCTACCATACGCCATGCAAACCTCCTGATGAGCATGTACCGCCATATGAAAAAGGAGGAGAGCCGCTTTGGGTTTGAAGTCAGCCTTGAGAAGATGAACCGGCTGGTAAACGCTTTATAG
- a CDS encoding acyl-CoA thioesterase, protein MSLNAKSPQDSQAETTVLMMPSDANPMGNVFGGVILKHVDLIAGIVAKRHVGHPNVVTAAMDRMTFLKPVFIGNALVLSARINYVRRSSMEVEVTVESEDYDSGTKARTGTAFVTLVALDKHGKATEVPPLLLETAEDKKRFSEGEKRMQQRLREAGKL, encoded by the coding sequence TTGTCGCTAAATGCAAAAAGCCCGCAAGACTCACAGGCAGAAACCACCGTCTTGATGATGCCGTCTGACGCAAACCCGATGGGAAACGTCTTTGGAGGCGTGATACTAAAGCACGTGGACCTCATTGCCGGCATCGTTGCCAAGAGGCACGTGGGGCACCCAAACGTCGTCACCGCGGCCATGGACAGGATGACCTTTCTAAAGCCGGTGTTCATTGGCAACGCGCTCGTACTGTCTGCCCGGATAAACTATGTCAGAAGGTCGTCGATGGAGGTTGAAGTTACCGTCGAATCAGAAGACTATGACAGCGGGACAAAGGCTCGTACAGGGACGGCGTTTGTGACGCTTGTGGCACTTGACAAGCACGGCAAGGCAACAGAGGTGCCGCCCCTCTTGCTGGAAACGGCTGAGGACAAGAAGCGGTTTTCAGAGGGCGAAAAGCGTATGCAGCAGCGCCTGCGCGAAGCCGGCAAATTGTAG
- a CDS encoding isocitrate lyase/PEP mutase family protein, whose product MQKPRSLREQLEDKNRIIVLPGVFDALSARIAEQVGFEAMFQTGYGSSAALLGMPDFGFLNAGETVDNARRIIRAVSVPVLVDADTGYGNPLNVWRLVRDLEALGAAGIFLEDQIWPKRCGHMVGKDVIPKDDYLPKLKAAVEARKSRDFIIVARTDARAPLGLDEAIERGKAYRKAGADVIFVEAPRTVEELKKVADEIDAPLVANMIEDGVTPNLTGPELLKLGYRIAVWPLSGLYSATYAMREVFTELKKTSYTKKTRKMMVTFKDFNEFVDLQKYMGLEKRYS is encoded by the coding sequence ATGCAAAAGCCGCGTTCTCTACGTGAGCAGCTTGAGGACAAGAACAGGATAATAGTTTTGCCGGGCGTGTTTGACGCGCTGAGCGCAAGAATTGCGGAGCAAGTCGGGTTTGAAGCGATGTTCCAGACAGGCTATGGCTCTTCTGCTGCGCTCCTTGGGATGCCCGACTTTGGGTTTTTAAACGCCGGCGAGACGGTTGACAATGCAAGGCGCATCATACGTGCCGTCAGCGTCCCTGTTCTCGTTGACGCGGACACCGGCTATGGCAACCCGCTCAACGTGTGGAGGCTCGTCCGAGACCTAGAAGCACTTGGCGCGGCAGGGATATTCCTTGAAGACCAGATATGGCCCAAGAGGTGCGGCCACATGGTCGGCAAGGACGTTATCCCAAAGGACGACTATTTGCCGAAACTAAAGGCTGCAGTCGAGGCAAGAAAGAGCAGGGACTTTATCATAGTCGCCAGGACCGACGCAAGGGCGCCACTTGGCCTTGACGAGGCGATAGAAAGGGGCAAGGCGTATAGAAAGGCAGGCGCCGACGTGATATTTGTCGAGGCACCAAGGACTGTCGAAGAGCTGAAAAAGGTCGCTGACGAGATAGACGCCCCGCTTGTGGCAAACATGATAGAAGACGGCGTGACTCCAAACCTCACAGGGCCGGAGCTGCTAAAGCTGGGCTACAGGATAGCGGTATGGCCCCTTTCCGGCCTGTACAGCGCCACGTACGCCATGCGCGAAGTCTTTACAGAGCTGAAAAAGACCAGCTACACCAAAAAGACGCGCAAGATGATGGTCACATTCAAGGACTTTAACGAGTTTGTTGATCTGCAAAAATACATGGGCCTTGAAAAGCGCTATAGCTAA
- a CDS encoding VOC family protein has translation MKVRKVIETCIYSHDLGSLKKFYSDILGLKVVDEEEGKFVFLKAGASMLLVFNSDRTFPSNDKLPPHGAYGNIHFALEIETGDYEKWKEHLAQNGVAIELEVNWKEARSLYFRDPSGNLVELITPGAWPVDC, from the coding sequence ATGAAGGTCAGAAAAGTAATAGAGACTTGCATCTATTCTCATGACCTTGGATCGCTAAAGAAATTCTATTCGGATATTTTGGGCCTAAAAGTAGTCGATGAGGAAGAGGGCAAATTTGTATTTCTAAAGGCAGGAGCCAGTATGCTCCTTGTGTTCAATTCTGACCGGACATTTCCTTCAAATGACAAGCTGCCTCCACATGGAGCATACGGGAACATCCACTTTGCCCTTGAAATAGAAACCGGCGATTATGAAAAATGGAAGGAACATCTTGCACAAAACGGTGTTGCAATAGAGCTTGAAGTCAACTGGAAGGAAGCCAGGTCACTGTATTTTCGCGACCCGTCTGGCAACCTCGTTGAGCTGATAACGCCCGGCGCCTGGCCAGTTGACTGTTAG
- a CDS encoding Lrp/AsnC family transcriptional regulator, whose protein sequence is MRKNNVDVPHIDEFDARLLSLLTSQESYSSKDLAAKLDKPLSTVQRRIRILFQNGYIKKKYEVDYLKLGCRKGILDICLKDSDIECVAKKVSRISGVILVSVPLGHSDLSASFVYKTNDEVLRFIRQVKKMPEVQRVTWTEEVFSLSAARPVLIEYLCSAA, encoded by the coding sequence ATGAGAAAAAATAACGTTGATGTACCACACATCGACGAATTTGACGCAAGGCTGCTCAGCCTCCTGACGTCGCAGGAAAGCTATTCGAGCAAAGATTTGGCCGCAAAACTGGACAAACCGCTAAGCACAGTCCAAAGAAGAATCCGGATTCTCTTTCAGAACGGCTACATCAAGAAAAAATACGAAGTCGATTACTTGAAACTGGGCTGCAGAAAAGGGATTCTGGACATCTGCCTTAAAGACAGCGACATTGAATGCGTGGCAAAAAAAGTGTCAAGGATAAGCGGCGTGATACTGGTATCAGTACCGTTGGGTCATTCCGATCTGTCCGCATCCTTTGTCTACAAGACCAACGATGAAGTCTTGAGGTTCATCAGGCAGGTAAAAAAGATGCCCGAGGTGCAGCGGGTCACGTGGACAGAAGAAGTCTTTAGTCTATCTGCGGCCCGGCCAGTGCTCATAGAGTATTTGTGCAGCGCCGCCTAG
- a CDS encoding TIGR00296 family protein: MMISDAEGAELVRLARLAVEKYVVESVVVKKPAMELPKSGVFVTINYLTRNGEDLRGCIGFPLPYKELHQSVIEAAIAAAVDDPRFPPVDGKELEHLTFEVSVLTEPEEIPGGPVERKKRIAIGRDGLLLKWKHGSGLLLPQVPVELGWDIDEYLANICYKAGAPPDVWLDPSSKLFTFQAAIFKEERPKGDIVRLGTDDRYYYNNNK; encoded by the coding sequence ATGATGATATCTGACGCAGAGGGGGCCGAGCTCGTGCGGCTTGCGAGGCTGGCCGTGGAAAAGTACGTCGTCGAATCAGTTGTGGTAAAAAAGCCTGCAATGGAGCTTCCAAAATCCGGCGTGTTTGTTACGATAAACTACCTTACAAGAAACGGCGAGGATCTGCGCGGGTGCATCGGCTTTCCCCTGCCGTACAAGGAGCTGCACCAGTCAGTCATCGAGGCCGCAATTGCAGCGGCTGTTGACGATCCGCGCTTTCCGCCTGTCGACGGCAAAGAGCTTGAACATCTTACCTTTGAGGTGAGCGTGCTGACAGAACCGGAAGAGATACCGGGAGGCCCTGTAGAGCGCAAAAAGCGCATTGCTATTGGGCGCGACGGGCTCTTGCTCAAATGGAAGCACGGCTCTGGCCTGCTCTTGCCGCAGGTGCCTGTCGAGCTTGGGTGGGACATCGACGAGTACCTGGCAAACATTTGCTACAAGGCCGGCGCGCCGCCTGATGTCTGGCTTGACCCCTCGTCAAAGCTCTTTACGTTCCAGGCTGCAATATTCAAGGAGGAAAGACCCAAGGGGGACATAGTGCGGCTTGGAACCGACGACCGCTACTACTATAATAATAACAAATAA